In Paraflavitalea devenefica, a single window of DNA contains:
- a CDS encoding sulfite exporter TauE/SafE family protein: MTTDLIFLCIAAFLAGFVDAIVGGGGLIQTPVGLVLLPQYPVATVLGTLKIPAFSGTSFAAIQYARMVKLDYKRLAAMTTIAFCAAVAGSRLLTIVSSSFMKPVLLLILIGVAIYTYTKKNFGVHTEKDHSDSQQWWYAAGISLVIGFYDGFIGPGAGSFLILAFVTLLGFDFLKASAHAKFVNLATNLGSIIFFAISGKIIYAIALPMALCNALGGFAGARFAILKGNAFIRILFLVVVCGTILRFAYDIFFK; the protein is encoded by the coding sequence GATTTGTAGACGCCATTGTAGGGGGCGGCGGCCTGATACAAACACCTGTAGGATTAGTCCTATTACCTCAATATCCCGTAGCGACCGTACTGGGTACTTTGAAAATACCGGCCTTCAGCGGTACCAGCTTTGCGGCTATTCAGTATGCCCGTATGGTGAAGCTGGATTATAAACGGCTGGCAGCGATGACGACCATCGCTTTTTGTGCTGCTGTTGCCGGTTCCCGGCTGCTGACCATTGTCAGCAGTAGTTTTATGAAGCCCGTACTGCTCCTTATTCTTATTGGCGTAGCCATTTATACCTATACCAAAAAGAACTTTGGCGTGCATACTGAGAAAGATCATAGCGACAGTCAGCAATGGTGGTATGCCGCAGGCATCAGCCTGGTAATAGGCTTTTATGATGGGTTCATTGGTCCGGGGGCAGGCAGTTTTCTCATACTGGCCTTTGTCACCCTGCTGGGGTTCGACTTCCTCAAGGCCAGCGCCCATGCCAAGTTTGTGAACCTGGCCACCAACCTCGGGTCTATTATCTTCTTTGCCATCAGCGGCAAGATCATTTATGCCATCGCATTGCCCATGGCGTTATGCAATGCCCTGGGTGGATTTGCCGGCGCCCGGTTTGCCATCCTGAAAGGCAATGCCTTCATCCGCATCCTGTTCCTGGTAGTGGTTTGCGGCACCATCCTGCGTTTTGCGTATGATATCTTTTTTAAGTAA
- a CDS encoding bifunctional folylpolyglutamate synthase/dihydrofolate synthase, whose protein sequence is MNYAETLHYLFTRLPMFSRIGAAAYKKDLTNTVQLCEYLGNPQHRFKTIHIAGTNGKGSTSHMLAAILQTAGYKTGLYTSPHLRDFRERFRINGAMIEESFVVDFTRRIQPAIDAIEPSFFEITVAMTFDYFAQNNVDIAVIETGLGGRLDSTNIITPELSIITNIGWDHMNLLGDTLEAIAFEKAGIIKPRIPAVIGETATATRQVFERVAQETQSPLFFADQLRYVADWKYEHHALQVQVTPTGTDERIAYTLDLPGYYQTKNLITVLEAVHQLQQQGWHIPTATVQQALQQVKSLTGLHGRWEVIHRNPAVVLDVGHNEDGIKQILSQIELTNHHHLHIVIGMVKDKDVEKVLLQLPKEATYYFTKAQIPRALPEDQLATQAATHDLHGHTYADVNTALKAALHRAHKDDLIVVCGSVFVVGEVNL, encoded by the coding sequence ATGAATTACGCAGAAACGCTCCATTACCTGTTTACCCGCCTGCCCATGTTCAGCCGCATTGGCGCGGCCGCGTATAAAAAGGACCTCACCAATACGGTGCAGCTTTGTGAATACCTGGGCAATCCCCAGCACCGGTTCAAAACCATTCATATTGCCGGCACCAATGGCAAAGGCTCCACCAGCCATATGCTGGCAGCCATCCTGCAAACGGCCGGTTATAAAACAGGTCTCTATACCTCCCCGCACCTGCGCGATTTCAGGGAACGTTTCCGCATCAATGGCGCCATGATCGAAGAGTCGTTTGTGGTGGATTTCACCCGGCGCATACAACCTGCTATAGATGCCATTGAACCTTCTTTCTTCGAGATCACGGTAGCGATGACCTTTGACTATTTTGCCCAAAATAATGTTGACATCGCCGTCATTGAAACCGGCCTCGGCGGACGGCTGGACAGCACAAATATCATTACGCCTGAACTATCCATTATCACCAATATAGGCTGGGACCATATGAACCTGCTGGGTGATACCCTGGAAGCCATCGCTTTTGAAAAAGCAGGTATTATTAAGCCACGCATACCCGCTGTTATTGGAGAAACAGCAACTGCCACCCGGCAGGTGTTTGAGCGGGTGGCACAGGAAACACAATCGCCCCTGTTCTTTGCCGACCAGTTGCGCTATGTGGCCGACTGGAAGTATGAGCACCACGCCCTGCAGGTGCAGGTAACTCCTACCGGAACCGATGAACGCATTGCCTACACACTTGACCTGCCGGGTTATTACCAAACCAAGAACCTCATTACCGTACTGGAAGCAGTACACCAGTTACAACAGCAGGGCTGGCATATCCCAACAGCCACGGTGCAGCAGGCCCTGCAGCAGGTAAAGTCGCTCACCGGCCTGCATGGCCGCTGGGAAGTGATCCACCGCAACCCGGCTGTTGTATTGGATGTAGGACATAATGAAGATGGCATCAAACAAATACTTTCCCAGATAGAGCTCACCAACCACCATCACCTGCACATCGTTATTGGCATGGTGAAAGACAAAGACGTGGAGAAAGTATTGTTGCAACTGCCCAAAGAAGCCACGTATTATTTTACCAAAGCACAGATCCCGCGCGCCTTACCCGAAGATCAACTGGCCACCCAGGCAGCCACCCACGATTTGCACGGTCACACCTATGCCGATGTGAACACCGCCCTGAAAGCAGCACTGCATCGTGCCCACAAGGATGACCTGATCGTAGTGTGTGGAAGTGTGTTTGTAGTGGGGGAAGTGAATTTGTGA
- a CDS encoding NUDIX hydrolase, with the protein MRNLEWKTLKSEYLFKDLWFTVRQDTCERPDGRIVTPYYVYEFPTWVTALALTEDGKVILERQYRHGLGETHYEIPGGCVDDTDASFQDAIARELLEETGYTFSKYEYLGKTSSNPSTNNNWMHMYLATGGKLVKEQALDDNEDIEIHLFTIDELKQLLDNNEIIQSMHVTAIYYALKKLEGKASGK; encoded by the coding sequence ATGCGTAACCTGGAATGGAAAACCCTCAAATCGGAATACTTATTCAAAGACCTTTGGTTTACGGTGCGGCAGGATACCTGCGAACGTCCTGATGGCAGGATCGTTACTCCCTACTATGTATATGAGTTCCCCACCTGGGTTACTGCACTGGCCTTAACGGAAGATGGAAAGGTGATCCTGGAACGCCAGTACCGTCATGGGCTGGGGGAGACGCACTATGAAATACCCGGCGGCTGCGTGGATGATACCGATGCCAGTTTCCAGGATGCCATCGCCCGCGAACTGCTGGAAGAAACCGGTTATACTTTCTCAAAATATGAATACCTCGGTAAAACCAGCTCCAATCCTTCTACCAACAACAACTGGATGCACATGTACCTCGCTACCGGCGGTAAACTGGTGAAGGAACAAGCACTGGATGATAACGAGGATATTGAAATACACCTCTTCACCATAGATGAATTGAAGCAGTTACTGGATAACAACGAGATCATCCAGAGCATGCATGTAACGGCTATTTATTATGCGTTGAAGAAACTGGAAGGGAAAGCGAGTGGTAAGTAG
- a CDS encoding (Fe-S)-binding protein, which translates to MNVQLFIPCFIDQLYPQTAFNMVKVLEKAGCTVQYNTEQTCCGQPAFNAGFQREAKEVCTKFLKDFSGSDYIVAPSASCTGFVRNYYPQLFDNSSHHNEVKELQKRAFEFSDFLVNVLKVEDVGASLHTKATYHDSCAALRECKIKEAPRALLSHVKGLELVEMNDVETCCGFGGTFAVKFEPISIGMADQKVTNARQTGAECIISTDHSCLMHLDGYIRYKQLPLQTMHIADVLASGW; encoded by the coding sequence ATGAACGTACAACTTTTTATACCTTGTTTTATTGACCAGCTTTACCCGCAAACAGCCTTCAATATGGTGAAGGTGCTGGAGAAGGCAGGTTGTACCGTGCAATACAACACGGAACAAACCTGTTGCGGACAGCCGGCTTTCAATGCCGGTTTTCAGCGGGAGGCCAAGGAAGTGTGCACGAAATTCCTGAAAGATTTCAGCGGCTCCGATTATATTGTAGCGCCCAGCGCTTCCTGTACCGGTTTTGTGCGCAATTACTATCCGCAGTTATTTGATAACTCTTCCCATCATAATGAAGTAAAGGAATTGCAGAAACGGGCTTTTGAGTTTTCAGACTTCCTGGTTAATGTACTGAAAGTGGAAGATGTAGGCGCTTCCCTGCATACGAAAGCTACTTACCACGATTCCTGCGCCGCCTTACGGGAATGTAAGATCAAGGAAGCGCCAAGAGCTTTATTGTCGCACGTGAAAGGGCTTGAACTGGTGGAGATGAATGATGTGGAAACCTGCTGTGGTTTCGGTGGCACCTTTGCCGTGAAATTTGAGCCCATCTCTATCGGTATGGCCGATCAGAAAGTAACGAATGCCCGGCAAACAGGCGCTGAATGCATTATCTCTACCGATCATTCCTGCCTCATGCACCTCGATGGCTACATACGGTATAAGCAACTACCCCTGCAAACCATGCACATTGCCGATGTGCTGGCCAGTGGATGGTAA
- the ribH gene encoding 6,7-dimethyl-8-ribityllumazine synthase yields MAEVSNSKLLQINTGIPKKDACVVIVRTEWNAGIIDELEKGCVRILEQHGISHIRIVNVPGAFEIPFGIKNFWDINKYRDDRPDAFIALGCVLRGDTPHFDYVCQGVTQGVLQLNLSLPVPTIFGVLTVDNQQQADERIGGKHGHKGEEAAITAIKMIALANSYKK; encoded by the coding sequence ATGGCTGAAGTAAGCAATAGTAAACTATTACAAATAAATACAGGCATTCCCAAGAAGGATGCCTGTGTTGTTATTGTGCGCACCGAATGGAATGCCGGCATTATTGATGAACTGGAAAAGGGCTGTGTAAGGATATTGGAGCAACATGGCATAAGCCATATCCGTATTGTGAATGTGCCTGGCGCCTTTGAGATACCTTTTGGTATAAAAAATTTCTGGGACATCAATAAATACAGGGACGACCGTCCTGACGCCTTTATTGCGCTGGGCTGTGTGTTGCGTGGCGATACCCCTCATTTTGATTATGTATGCCAGGGCGTTACCCAGGGCGTACTGCAACTCAATCTCTCCCTTCCCGTACCCACCATCTTTGGGGTACTTACCGTAGATAACCAGCAACAGGCCGACGAACGTATTGGTGGCAAGCATGGCCATAAAGGCGAAGAAGCCGCCATTACTGCTATCAAGATGATCGCATTAGCTAACTCGTATAAAAAATAA